Proteins encoded in a region of the Podarcis muralis chromosome 2, rPodMur119.hap1.1, whole genome shotgun sequence genome:
- the CISH gene encoding cytokine-inducible SH2-containing protein isoform X2 — protein MQPLSVTPFQEEPAPPFVAPTPDNSPPQARDPEEDLLCIAKTFSYLRESGWYWGSITASEAKQQLQKMPEGTFLVRDSTHPSYLFTLSVKTNRGPTNVRIEYADSKFRLDSNCLSKPRILTFPDVVSLIQHYVLSCTVESKTDAPYPPPMPLPPMQKEVSAVHLKLIQPLKHRDSPPSLQHFCRLRINRSTAETDQLPLPKRMNDYLKQYPFQL, from the exons ATGCAGCCTCTGTCAGTCACACCTTTCCAAGAAGAGCCTGCTCCACCCTTCGTGGCGCCCACACCGGACAACAGCCCGCCTCAAGCACGAGACCCAGAAGAGGATCTGCTATGCATTGCCAAAACATTTTCATATCTGCGGGAATCTG GCTGGTACTGGGGCTCTATCACAGCCAGCGAAGCCAAGCAGCAGCTCCAGAAGATGCCCGAGGGGACTTTCCTGGTACGGGACAGCACTCACCCCAGCTACTTGTTCACCCTCTCAGTCAAGACCAACCGAGGCCCCACCAACGTGCGCATCGAATATGCCGACAGCAAGTTCCGGCTAGACTCAAACTGCCTCTCCAAGCCTCGCATTCTGACCTTCCCGGACGTGGTCAGCCTGATCCAACATTACGTTCTTTCCTGCACCGTGGAGAGCAAAACGGACGCACCTTACCCGCCTCCCATGCCTTTGCCTCCTATGCAGAAGGAGGTCTCGGCCGTGCACCTGAAACTCATCCAGCCTCTCAAGCACAGGGACAGCCCTCCTAGCCTCCAGCACTTCTGCAGGCTACGGATCAACCGGTCGACTGCCGAGACAGACCAGTTGCCTCTACCAAAGAGAATGAATGACTATTTGAAACAGTACCCTTTCCAGCTTTGA
- the CISH gene encoding cytokine-inducible SH2-containing protein isoform X1: MLFPWSWSDMILCVQGSHPLLAEEKIRSLSLGGLAANLSEQVMQPLSVTPFQEEPAPPFVAPTPDNSPPQARDPEEDLLCIAKTFSYLRESGWYWGSITASEAKQQLQKMPEGTFLVRDSTHPSYLFTLSVKTNRGPTNVRIEYADSKFRLDSNCLSKPRILTFPDVVSLIQHYVLSCTVESKTDAPYPPPMPLPPMQKEVSAVHLKLIQPLKHRDSPPSLQHFCRLRINRSTAETDQLPLPKRMNDYLKQYPFQL, translated from the exons ATCCCATCCTTTGCTGGCAGAGGAGAAGATCAGGAGCCTATCGCTTGGGGGCCTTGCAGCGAATCTGTCAGAGCAAGTCATGCAGCCTCTGTCAGTCACACCTTTCCAAGAAGAGCCTGCTCCACCCTTCGTGGCGCCCACACCGGACAACAGCCCGCCTCAAGCACGAGACCCAGAAGAGGATCTGCTATGCATTGCCAAAACATTTTCATATCTGCGGGAATCTG GCTGGTACTGGGGCTCTATCACAGCCAGCGAAGCCAAGCAGCAGCTCCAGAAGATGCCCGAGGGGACTTTCCTGGTACGGGACAGCACTCACCCCAGCTACTTGTTCACCCTCTCAGTCAAGACCAACCGAGGCCCCACCAACGTGCGCATCGAATATGCCGACAGCAAGTTCCGGCTAGACTCAAACTGCCTCTCCAAGCCTCGCATTCTGACCTTCCCGGACGTGGTCAGCCTGATCCAACATTACGTTCTTTCCTGCACCGTGGAGAGCAAAACGGACGCACCTTACCCGCCTCCCATGCCTTTGCCTCCTATGCAGAAGGAGGTCTCGGCCGTGCACCTGAAACTCATCCAGCCTCTCAAGCACAGGGACAGCCCTCCTAGCCTCCAGCACTTCTGCAGGCTACGGATCAACCGGTCGACTGCCGAGACAGACCAGTTGCCTCTACCAAAGAGAATGAATGACTATTTGAAACAGTACCCTTTCCAGCTTTGA